A stretch of the Plodia interpunctella isolate USDA-ARS_2022_Savannah chromosome Z, ilPloInte3.2, whole genome shotgun sequence genome encodes the following:
- the LOC128683022 gene encoding uncharacterized protein LOC128683022 isoform X2: MCPDRSGWMCLVLGLVMVTTSEGFFLKWGSDSQSTAQKPWVQPMSPNIPSSYRYQQYVYSPYESRKVYQIQASHPQYSQPEVPIQQSMAPIPISVPAGASLTPVSLQHVQLVPCMCPVAPEEAEKLQEQVGPGPYLAQTYTQSTYVPQQVTVAADNKLAPKP, encoded by the exons ATGTGTCCGGACAGAAGTGGATGG ATGTGCCTGGTGCTTGGGTTGGTGATGGTGACGACATCGGAAGGATTTTTCTTGAAGTGGGGCTCAGACTC GCAGTCGACGGCACAGAAACCCTGGGTACAACCGATGTCACCAAATATACCATCGTCTTACCGGTACCAGCAATACGTGTACTCGCCCTACGAATCACGCAAAGTCTACCAAATACAGGCTTCCCACCCGCAATATAGTCAACCTGAGGTGCCGATACAACAGAGTATGGCGCCCATTCCGATATCCGTGCCGGCAGGGGCTAGTCTGACTCCTGTTTCCCTGCAGCACGTGCAGCTAGTCCCTTGCATGTGCCCAGTTGCCCCCGAGGAGGCCGAGAAGCTGCAGGAGCAAGTTGGCCCCGGGCCATACCTGGCGCAAACTTACACTCAGTCCACGTACGTCCCGCAACAGGTGACAGTCGCGGCGGACAACAAGTTGGCCCCTAAAccttaa
- the LOC128683022 gene encoding uncharacterized protein LOC128683022 isoform X1 gives MCPDRSGWMCLVLGLVMVTTSEGFFLKWGSDSRQSTAQKPWVQPMSPNIPSSYRYQQYVYSPYESRKVYQIQASHPQYSQPEVPIQQSMAPIPISVPAGASLTPVSLQHVQLVPCMCPVAPEEAEKLQEQVGPGPYLAQTYTQSTYVPQQVTVAADNKLAPKP, from the exons ATGTGTCCGGACAGAAGTGGATGG ATGTGCCTGGTGCTTGGGTTGGTGATGGTGACGACATCGGAAGGATTTTTCTTGAAGTGGGGCTCAGACTC CAGGCAGTCGACGGCACAGAAACCCTGGGTACAACCGATGTCACCAAATATACCATCGTCTTACCGGTACCAGCAATACGTGTACTCGCCCTACGAATCACGCAAAGTCTACCAAATACAGGCTTCCCACCCGCAATATAGTCAACCTGAGGTGCCGATACAACAGAGTATGGCGCCCATTCCGATATCCGTGCCGGCAGGGGCTAGTCTGACTCCTGTTTCCCTGCAGCACGTGCAGCTAGTCCCTTGCATGTGCCCAGTTGCCCCCGAGGAGGCCGAGAAGCTGCAGGAGCAAGTTGGCCCCGGGCCATACCTGGCGCAAACTTACACTCAGTCCACGTACGTCCCGCAACAGGTGACAGTCGCGGCGGACAACAAGTTGGCCCCTAAAccttaa
- the LOC128683266 gene encoding uncharacterized protein LOC128683266, producing MNIRNLFKSNVSNALQGPDLQAKINELHHYYMPIDLNSAYHESKVMAVNNLNWILRKTTRQNLQDSEFEELLLCSLTVLYYFGMRLKLSKLSSRYWYWCGQKLFHKAEHAFQVSNSYLQPEHNEKTIKITLHFFGFVNLWPFESFVRQVLEVVLYFNGGKTVLFNLMLTDIHYTLFRDTKSARHRMRVLYELLNSENWIIDKQKLLPFITRLLDFFSQSITKSDNKVEAYTYLRKGFEVCLRRIFERVENQHRLMIISTMLKWFSLVNMNDEDVLEFSTLVTYATELYKVGPYIETFQEDLFYHILADLVGSNNRLYSLVGCRILEKVLDRHKNGCYLNVPTLYYDFSQVRLIVGDYDSGDKAFVRQFREKMHEYLLKAMRLHGYTIDNVKAIFSVICCLVLEVPCGLTAAAAAWMGMSIQDIALNCENLAATYRYWMHAIVISIMSLICWVHKAPTLYRYINQVISRRAKEAPQLNPPLQQYYNIAHHHITWNKPTLFLEDWELRYGLWKHFQDRPGSTKNKKANRNKLSKRVPVIIH from the exons atgaatatacgtaatttatttaaatcaaatgtaaGCAATGCCTTACAAGGACCAGATTTGCAGGCTAAGATTAACGAACTGCACCATTATTATATGCCTATCGACTTGAACTCTGCGTATCATGAAAGCAAAGTTATGGCCGTCAATAACCTCAATTGGATCTTAAGGAAAACCACCCGTCAGAATCTGCAAGACTCTGAATTCGAGGAACTGCTCTTGTGCTCCCTGACCGTCCTTTACTACTTTGGAATGCGTCTAAAATTAAGCAAATTATCCTCAAGATATTGGTACTGGTGTGGACAGAAACTTTTTCATAAAGCAGAGCATGCTTTCCAAGTCTCCAATTCATACCTTCAGCCGGAGCACAACGAGAAGACGATTAAAATTACTCTTCATTTCTTCGGCTTCGTAAATTTGTGGCCTTTTGAGAGCTTTGTCAGGCAAGTTTTGGAAGTGGTTCTTTATTTCAATGGTGGGAAAACGGTACTTTTTAATCTAATGCTAACTGACAttcattatacattatttaggGATACCAAGTCAGCCAGGCATCGTATGCGAGTTTTATATGAATTGCTAAATAGCGAAAATTGGATTATAGACAAACAAAAGCTGTTACCATTTATTACACGTCTCTTAGACTTTTTCTCTCAGAGTATAACCAAGAGCGACAACAAAGTCGAAGCGTACACGTATTTGCGCAAGGGTTTCGAAGTATGTCTTCGGCGAATATTCGAGAGAGTGGAGAACCAACACAGGCTGATGATTATTAGCACTATGTTGAAATGGTTTTCCTTGGTCAATATGAATGATGAAGATGTATTGGAATTCTCGACGCTCGTAACGTATGCAACGGAATTGTATAAAGTAGGGCCTTACATCGAGACCTTCCAGGAGGATCTGTTTTATCACATTTTAGCCGATTTGGTTGGGTCAAACAATAGACTATACAGTTTAGTAGGTTGTCGAATTTTGGAAAAAGTTTTAGATCGCCATAAAAATGGGTGCTACTTAAATGTACCCACTTTGTATTACGATTTTTCACAG gtgCGATTAATTGTTGGAGATTACGACAGTGGAGACAAAGCATTTGTGCGGCAGTTCAGAGAAAAGATGCACGAGTATCTTCTCAAAGCAATGAGACTACACGGCTATACTATCGACAATGTTAAGGCGATCTTTTCCGTAATATGTTGCCTCGTATTGGAAGTCCCTTGTGGTTTAACAGCGGCAGCTGCGGCATGGATGGGGATGTCGATTCAGGACATCGCTCTTAATTGCGAAAATTTAGCGGCTACTTACCGTTACTGGATGCATGCGattgttatttcaataatgtCACTGATATGTTGGGTACATAAGGCTCCGACGTTGTACCGGTATATAAACCAGGTGATATCTCGACGGGCCAAAGAGGCCCCACAGTTGAATCCCCCGCTGCAGCAGTACTACAATATCGCTCACCATCACATCACTTGGAACAAACCCACGCTTTTTCTAGAGGATTGGGAGCTGCGATATGGCCTGTGGAAACATTTTCAAGATCGC CCCGGGTCCACAAAGAACAAGAAAGCGAACAGAAACAAATTGTCAAAGAGAGTGCCGGTGATAATACAttga
- the LOC128683223 gene encoding uncharacterized protein LOC128683223 encodes MDCRAVLLFSLAALFLFLFAHADGRTKKVVIHVPYKVKKIKHTHTVYKTIHHHHTHHDHLDHGTSPSEEHEHFHHMHLHDEPPLGQHTQPIPGIGIPEFLPDVPLDLPLPDLPDLHREIPLIPKRPLIPLFRH; translated from the exons ATGGATTGTCGAGCGGTG cttCTATTTTCGTTGGCCGCgctctttttgtttttattcgcGCATGCAGATGG GCGTACGAAAAAAGTTGTGATCCACGTGCCGTACAAAGTTAAGAAGATAAAGCATACGCACACGGTTTACAAGACGATCCATCATCACCACACTCACCACGACCACCTAGACCACGGTACTTCGCCGTCGGAGGAGCATGAGCACTTCCACCACATGCACCTCCACGACGAGCCGCCTCTGGGACAGCACACCCAGCCAATCCCAGGGATCGGCATCCCGGAGTTCCTGCCCGATGTACCCCTGGACTTGCCGCTGCCTGACCTTCCGGATCTCCACCGTGAAATACCGTTGATACCAAAGCGGCCACTGATCCCTTTGTTTAGACATTAA
- the LOC128682961 gene encoding la-related protein Larp4B-like, whose amino-acid sequence MDVIKFISVLVVLFEGGEAGGHGEKHHDHLRIHMPEFIHHDHHTKVITIHHHHHKPKKEHHHHHHHFKPAPPTFHHHHKKFHITTKTVSKNHGHHGHHGHHGHHGHHGHHGHHGHHGHHGHHGHHGHHGHHGHHGHHGHHGHHGHHDFDELGLENHGIEQQGYGYPIPQNTAAYEPPATTFEEDFTNFSPSVPSYGGGITAQAPQYHGISPQVHGISHTIKQVKVYDSLPGAIPNNNVKSHGYEVTEADEDDDDAFTSVNSLQQSYPGTYAFVQGVDATNDPYAQLTQANSIPLQNHDPFTLAAQPTSGLEGDVETFTGTQPDAFVSSPTQIISVTSADPSPALPATFPSEEGFDGTQTAFIGTTGETALISNEPNAIDEETPVSFVRQGGIQQVVKTGGVETVVY is encoded by the exons ATGGATGTgataaagtttatatcagtgCTGGTGGTGTTATTTGAAGGAGGCGAGGCAGGCGGACATGGAGAAAAGCACCA TGATCACCTCAGAATCCACATGCCGGAGTTCATCCACCACGACCACCACACTAAAGTGATCACCATACATCACCATCATCATAAACCAAAGAAAGAAcatcaccaccaccaccatCATTTTAAACCGGCTCCGCCTACATTTCATCATCACCACAAGAAGTTTCATATAACTACAAAGACTGTGTCAAAGAATCATGGCCACCATGGCCACCACGGGCACCATGGCCATCACGGTCACCACGGCCATCACGGTCACCATGGTCATCACGGTCACCATGGTCATCACGGTCACCATGGACATCACGGCCATCACGGTCACCACGGCCATCACGGGCATCATGGACACCATGGCCACCATGACTTTGATGAACTAGGCCTTGAAAATCATGGCATCGAACAGCAAGGCTATGGTTATCCTATCCCACAGAATACTGCAGCTTATGAACCACCCGCTACTACTTTTGAAGAAGACTTTACGAATTTTAGTCCATCTGTGCCTTCCTACGGCGGTGGTATCACGGCTCAAGCCCCCCAATACCATGGAATATCGCCTCAAGTGCATGGCATATCCCATACAATCAAACAGGTGAAAGTATACGATTCCTTACCTGGAGCAATCCCTAACAACAATGTAAAATCTCACGGGTACGAAGTTACTGAGGCTGATGAGGATGACGATGATGCTTTTACATCAGTGAATAGTCTGCAACAGTCATATCCGGGTACATACGCGTTTGTGCAAGGTGTCGACGCAACGAACGATCCGTACGCTCAATTGACACAAGCCAACTCGATTCCACTGCAAAATCATGATCCTTTCACACTAGCTGCCCAACCTACGTCAGGACTTGAAGGTGATGTAGAAACTTTCACAGGAACTCAACCTGATGCTTTTGTGTCTTCGCCAACTCAAATTATAAGCGTGACAAGTGCTGATCCTTCTCCTGCCTTACCAGCGACTTTCCCTTCAGAGGAAGGCTTTGATGGCACACAGACAGCATTTATTGGAACCACTGGAGAAACTGCTCTGATATCAAACGAACCGAATGCTATTGACGAAGAAACGCCTGTGTCCTTTGTCAGACAGGGTGGTATACAACAAGTCGTGAAAACTGGAGGGGTGGAGACAGTTGTTTATTAG
- the LOC128683268 gene encoding holotricin-3: MSARILLALVCVAELSSLISAGGHGGGHKKVIIHVPLYVKHHHHKHTIVKHIHHKSGGGGGDDHYEVLGYTYGEPKAAPHGHGWGAADEGHDGGYGDSVVNFEDHGGYGGESDGHGY, translated from the exons ATGTCCGCACGAATTTTG TTGGCGCTGGTTTGCGTAGCCGAGCTGTCGTCGCTCATCTCCGCGGGGGGCCACGGCGGGGGTCACAAGAAGGTGATCATTCACGTGCCACTGTACGTGAAGCACCACCACCATAAGCACACCATCGTCAAGCACATCCACCACAAGAGCGGCGGTGGAGGCGGCGACGATCACTACGAGGTGCTAGGATACACCTACGGGGAACCCAAGGCTGCACCGCATG GTCATGGATGGGGCGCCGCTGACGAGGGGCACGACGGTGGGTACGGAGACTCTGTCGTGAACTTCGAAGACCACGGCGGCTACGGCGGCGAGTCCGATGGCCATGGATACTGA